The genomic stretch GCCCTAAAAAGCGCACGCAACCACCTGCTTTTTGATAAAGAAGGCCAGAGCAACCCCTGGCCTTTGGCTTCTCTTATTTATTATCTTGTTCTGCCACCAAGGCCAATTAACCTGGCCAGCGCAAACCACAAGCTACTTTTGAAGGTAAGCCCGCACCAGCTCCTCGAGGAGTTCGTCGCGCTCCAGCCGGCGGATTAAGTTGCGGGCGTTACGGTGGCTCGTGATGTAGGCCGGATCACCGGAAAGAAGGTACCCAACAAGCTGGTTGACCGGGTTGTAACCCCTTTCCTTAAGTGCCGTAATGACCTCTATAATAATCTCCCGGATCGTCTGGGGCTCTTCCCGCTGAACTTTAAAAGTAACGGTTCTCTCGCCGTAATCGCCCTGTCCCACGCCCGATCCCCCGCGATCTGAGATAACACTCCTACATAAGATATTACACCTCTTATATCCGTTTTCCCTCCTGAGTAAAGAGGAATTTTTGGTGGCGCTGTCATCTCTCCCCTATCTTTGTCCTCTTAATTTCTCCTGAACCAGAGTCCTGCCAAAGCGCAACGCCTCTTCCAGCCCTGCCGGGTTCTTGCCGCCCGCCTGCGCCAGCTCCGGTCGCCCACCACCGCCGCCGTCAACCAGCTTGGCCAGCTCCTTAACCAGCATCCCGGCATGAAGACCGCGCTTTACCAGGTCCGGCGTTACCGCAACAATCAGACTCACCTTGTCTTCCGCCACCCCGCCTAAAATAAAAACCCCTGAGCCGAGTCGCTCCCGCAAAACATCGATCAGGCTGCGGAGCCGAGGCATTTCGGCGGTGCCAACCCTGCTCGCCAGCACATTCACGCCGTCGATTACCTCCACCCGCTGCAGCAGGTCCTGCACCTCCCCGGCAGCAAGCCGGTCTTTGAGCGCCTCGTTCTCCCGCGCGAGCTCCTTTACCTGGTCGGCAAGCGCTTTTACCGCAGCAGCGAGGTTGCGCGGCGCCACCTTTAAAATTGCGGCTATCTCCTGGTAATCGCGAAGGATGCCGTTGATGTAAGATAAAGCCGCCTCCCCGGTAACCGCCTCGATACGTCTGACGCCTGAGGCGACACTGCCCTCGGTAACAATCTTGAAGAAGCCGGCTTCGGCTGTATTTTTCAGGTGGGTACCGCCGCAGAGCTCAATGCTGAACTCGCCGATCTTGACGACCCGGACCCGCTCCCCGTACTTCTCACCAAAAAGGGCGACGGCACCCATCGCCCGCGCTTCGGCAAGCGTGGTTTCGAAGGTTTCCACCGGAATCGCGGCCAGGATCGCCTGGTTCACCATCGCCTCCACCCGCTCAAGTTCTTCAGGCGTTAGCGCCTCGTAATGGGTAAAGTCGAAACGCAGCCGGTCCGGCGCAACCAGCGAGCCAGCCTGATTCACGTGCGCGCCCAGGACCGCCTTTAGTGACTGGTGAAGGAGGTGGGTGGCCGTGTGGTTGCGCGCCGTCTGCTTGCGACGCGGGGCATCAACAGATGCGGTCACAATATTCCCCTCCGTCAGCGTGCCCGCAACTACCTTGACCCGGTGAACGATTATATTTTCCACAGGGCGGTCGACATGTTCGATCTCCGCCAGCAGGCCGGGCCCGGTAAAAACACCCGTATCGCACACCTGGCCGCCGGCCTCCGCGTAAAAGGGCGTCGCATCAAGCACCACCTCCACCGTTTCCCCTTTTTCGGCAGCGGCGACGCGCCGCCCGTTCTTCACCATCAGGAGCACCCGTGCCGGCTCCTCCAGCGCGTAGTAACCGGTAAAGCGCGACCCGATTCCGGCATCACGTGCTTCCCGGTAAAAACGCTCGCGCTCGCCGAGATACTCCGTCGTCTCCCGGGCCTGCCTCGCCCGTTCCCGCTGCTGGGCCATTGCCGTCGCAAACCCCTGGCGGTCAACCGTTAGCCCCTCTTCCGCGCAGATCTCTTCCGTGAGCTCGAGCGGAAAGCCGTAGGTGTCGTAAAGCTTGAACGCCGCCTCGCCGGAAAGCGTGCGCTGCCCCTGCGCGCGGGCGTCAGCAATCATCCGGTTGAGAATCTCCGTCCCCAGGCTCAGCGTCTCCAGGAAGCGCCCCTCTTCGATCCTGATCGTGCGCAGGATATGCCGTTTCTGTTGTCCCAGTTCCGGGTAAACCGCACCCATTTTATCGATCACCCGCACCGCCACCCGGTCCAAAAAGGGCTCCTCACAGCCAAAAAGTTTCCCGAACCGGATGGCCCGGCGCAGGAGCCGCCTGATGACGTAGCCCCGGCCCTCATTCGAAGGCAGGGCTCCATCCGCAATCGCAAAAGTTACGGCCCGGGTGTGGTCGGCAATGACCTTCACGGCCCGCCCCACGTCTCCACCGGCGCCGTAGTCCACTTTCAAGACTTCGGCAATCTCCTCGATCACGTCCCGGAAAAGGTCGGTATCGAAAGCGGTCTTGCCCCCCTGGAGTACGGTAGCGATGCGTTCGAGCCCCATGCCGGTATCAATTCCCTTCTGCGCGAGGGGTGAATAGTTACCGGCTTCGTCCCGGTAAAACTGGATGAAGACCAGGTTCCAGATCTCCAGGAAGCGGTCGCAGTCGCAGCCCACCCCGCAGTCGGGACCACAAGAATGCTCCGGGCCAAAGTCAAAATGGATCTCGGAGCAGGGACCGCAGGGCCCCACCCCGATCTCCCAGAAGTTCGTCTCCTTCCCTAACCGGACAATTCGTGCCTCTGGGACGCCGACCTTCCGCCACAAGTGGTAGGCCTCATCATCATCAAGATAAACAGAAACCCAAAGCTGCTCCGGACTGAGTCCGAACCTCTTGGTCACCAACTCCCACGCCCAAGGAATCGCTTCTTCTTTGAAGTAGTCCCCGAAGGAGAAATTGCCGAGCATCTCAAAGAAGGTGAGGTGGCGGGCGGTTTTGCCGACCGACTCGATATCCGGCGTCCGCAGGCACTTCTGGCAGGTGGCCACCCGCCGGTGCTCTGGCTCCGCCGTTCCCGTGAAGTACGGCTTGAAAGGCACCATCCCCGCCGCCGTCCACAGCAGGCTGGGATCATTCGCCGGGATGAGGGAAGCGCTTGGCAAAACGCGGTGTTCCCTTGCAGCAAAGAAATCAAGAAAGAGCTGGCGGATTTCCTCGCTTTCCATCAACAGGCAACCCCCACTTAAAAAGTCAAACGCTGCCACAGCCTTTATCGCTTCATTATATAGCGGAACCAAAGATAGGGTCAAGCACCACCGGCTCCGGCGCCCTCTCCCACCACCAGAAATTTCTCACAGCCCAAGCAGGAAGCTCCGGGCCGGAGGGCGAATCGCCACTCAAGGAGCGAAAGAGGCAAGAAGAAGTACCGGTTATGGTAATGATAATGAGTGGCGTTGAGGAGGTAGAGCGGCATGTTTATCGTCAGTGTAAAGCATGTGGCCCCAGACACGGTCTTTAACTTCGAGGAGCTGGCGCAAGGGATCACTGTGCGTCACGCGGATTGCGGCAGCAGTGAAGTCGACTGGGCGCCGCCCGCCGAATGCGGCTGCCCCTGGAAGTTCACCTGCAGGAGATGTGGCAGCGAGGCGGTCGTCCCTTCGATTCTCGACGGGAAGCTGAAGATTACCGAAACGGCACTCGACGGGGTAGAAAGAGAGATTACCCCAAGCATAAAAGTGGTGCCCGGCACCCGTTAGACTCAAGTTTGAAACCCGAAGTCACAAAACCTACAAGACATGCCCATTTTTCAAGGCTTCCCGGTCCCGTGGCAGCCCCCAATACGGGTTAGCTGCCATACTTGAGTTAGATGGGGAGCGTGCCTCAAAAGAAAGGGTAGAGGCACGCCCCAACGGTTTATAGAGGAAGGGTGAGTGTTGGCATAATCCCAGCAAACAACAGAAACAATGCAGACGCCAGACTAACACCCTGATTCAACTGATTCAACTTGGTATCCAAAACTATCTGAGGATCGACGTGGGCGTCTCTATACATAAGAAGAACAATCCTTAGATAGTAAAAGGCTGAAGGGATGCTTAAAAGAACAGCGAGAAGTGCTAAGAAAGGATAACCTGCCATGAACACATTCTTAAAGATGTTGAACTTCACGATAAATCCAGCAGTGGGGGGGATTCCAGTCAAAGAAAACAAGATCACGGTCATGCTAAAACCAAGTAGCGGACGTATCTTTGCAACTCCTGAATAGCTCGATAGTTTTTCTCCCTCTTTTATGCTCAATACTACAGCAAAAGCACCAATGTTCATAAATGCATAAGTGAGTAGGTATGGCATGATTGATGATAGGAAGGCGTCTTTTGTTAAGAGAAATGCCATAACAATATATCCTGCATGAGCTATTGATGAGTATGCAAACATCCTTTTAAGGTTAGTCTGTCTTAAGGCAAGGAGATTACCTATGAACATAGAAAGCACAGAAAGTATAATGATCACGACTGTAAGGTCTATCTTCCCAAGAGCGTACATGAAGATCCTGCCAAGTGCAGCGAATGCAGCCGTCTTTGGTCCAACTGAGAAAAAGGCTGTTACAACAGTTGGCGAACCTTCGTATACATCAGGTGCCCATGCATGAAAAGGAGCGAGAGACAACTTGAAGGCAAAAGCGCAGATAAGAAACACTGATGCCAGGGAGGAAGTAGTGAGATCTTTATCTTTCAGGAGTCTTCCGATCTCTTCAATGGATGTCGTACCTGTCAATCCGTAAAAGACGGCAATCGATACAAGCAAGAGTATCGAGGCAACAGTCCCGAGTATAAAGTATTTACTCCCAGCCTCGATTGATCTTCGATCTTTCCTGAGAAAGCCAGCAAGAACATAACTGCTTAAAGAGAATGTCTCAAGGGCAAGATAAACAACAATGAGGTCTCCAGCACCGGCCATTAAACACATTCCGAAGACTGATATGATAACAAGGAATGCAAACTCCGCTGTCTTGTCACCGATCGTAGCTCTTTCGGCATGGGATAAAGCAAGTATAAGCACTCCTGTCATGCATATGATGACCCTAAAAAACATGCTGTAGCTGTCTGATATGAAGCTCCCAGCTTCCAAAACGCCTGTCCACTTTGTCACCACAATCAAAAATGCAGCAGAGCTTATAGACAATATAGCAAGAAATATTGTTAAGGTGTGTCTCCTTGTCAGAACACCGACTATAAACGTGATTAGACCCAAAAGAAGCATTGTCAGCTCTGGTAATACAGGGAGAAATGCACTCATGACCTACCCCCTCCAATGGATGCAAAGAAGTTCTGCAGTTCACCTATGATGAACCCTGGATTTAAGCCAAGGTAAATGGTAACAACTAGTAAGACCCAAAATACTGCAAGCTCTACCTTTCGAAGGTCACTCACGAAACGGCTAAGTTCCGCCCCTGGTTTTCTTAGAAAGACCCGATAGAAAAACCATGCCTTATAAGTAACACCGATGCCTATGCCCAAAATTGCTAATGCTCCAAGGATCTTGCTTACGGAGAATATACCACCAAGAAGGAGAAGCTCGCCGTTAAAGTAGTTCAAACCGGGAAAGCCACCTATAGCCATGATGAAAGCACATGTGAAGAAGACAAGCCATGGTGCTCTCTTTGCCAATGCACCATAACCATCTATTGCAAAAGAGCCCGTTCGCGTGTAAAGTATCAGGGCGACTGAGAACAAGGCAGCAGAAAGTATTCCATGATTAAAGCTTTGTAAAGCAGCACCCTCAAACCCGTACAGGGTATTTGTAAATGCACCAGCAGCTATGATACCCACGTGACTCAAACTCATGTAAGAAAGCATCGTCTTTATATCCCGTTCGGAAAGGGCAAGGCAAGCGGCATAAACAAAGGAAAAAAGACAAAGCAGTACAACCCAGTGCCCCAAATTTGCTAAAGCCACAGGAAAGGCGGGCAGAACCCTAAGCAGACCATATATCCCCATCTTTCCAAGGACAGCAGA from Thermodesulfitimonas autotrophica encodes the following:
- a CDS encoding IreB family regulatory phosphoprotein — its product is MGQGDYGERTVTFKVQREEPQTIREIIIEVITALKERGYNPVNQLVGYLLSGDPAYITSHRNARNLIRRLERDELLEELVRAYLQK
- the alaS gene encoding alanine--tRNA ligase; translation: MESEEIRQLFLDFFAAREHRVLPSASLIPANDPSLLWTAAGMVPFKPYFTGTAEPEHRRVATCQKCLRTPDIESVGKTARHLTFFEMLGNFSFGDYFKEEAIPWAWELVTKRFGLSPEQLWVSVYLDDDEAYHLWRKVGVPEARIVRLGKETNFWEIGVGPCGPCSEIHFDFGPEHSCGPDCGVGCDCDRFLEIWNLVFIQFYRDEAGNYSPLAQKGIDTGMGLERIATVLQGGKTAFDTDLFRDVIEEIAEVLKVDYGAGGDVGRAVKVIADHTRAVTFAIADGALPSNEGRGYVIRRLLRRAIRFGKLFGCEEPFLDRVAVRVIDKMGAVYPELGQQKRHILRTIRIEEGRFLETLSLGTEILNRMIADARAQGQRTLSGEAAFKLYDTYGFPLELTEEICAEEGLTVDRQGFATAMAQQRERARQARETTEYLGERERFYREARDAGIGSRFTGYYALEEPARVLLMVKNGRRVAAAEKGETVEVVLDATPFYAEAGGQVCDTGVFTGPGLLAEIEHVDRPVENIIVHRVKVVAGTLTEGNIVTASVDAPRRKQTARNHTATHLLHQSLKAVLGAHVNQAGSLVAPDRLRFDFTHYEALTPEELERVEAMVNQAILAAIPVETFETTLAEARAMGAVALFGEKYGERVRVVKIGEFSIELCGGTHLKNTAEAGFFKIVTEGSVASGVRRIEAVTGEAALSYINGILRDYQEIAAILKVAPRNLAAAVKALADQVKELARENEALKDRLAAGEVQDLLQRVEVIDGVNVLASRVGTAEMPRLRSLIDVLRERLGSGVFILGGVAEDKVSLIVAVTPDLVKRGLHAGMLVKELAKLVDGGGGGRPELAQAGGKNPAGLEEALRFGRTLVQEKLRGQR
- a CDS encoding NADH-quinone oxidoreductase subunit N, encoding MSAFLPVLPELTMLLLGLITFIVGVLTRRHTLTIFLAILSISSAAFLIVVTKWTGVLEAGSFISDSYSMFFRVIICMTGVLILALSHAERATIGDKTAEFAFLVIISVFGMCLMAGAGDLIVVYLALETFSLSSYVLAGFLRKDRRSIEAGSKYFILGTVASILLLVSIAVFYGLTGTTSIEEIGRLLKDKDLTTSSLASVFLICAFAFKLSLAPFHAWAPDVYEGSPTVVTAFFSVGPKTAAFAALGRIFMYALGKIDLTVVIIILSVLSMFIGNLLALRQTNLKRMFAYSSIAHAGYIVMAFLLTKDAFLSSIMPYLLTYAFMNIGAFAVVLSIKEGEKLSSYSGVAKIRPLLGFSMTVILFSLTGIPPTAGFIVKFNIFKNVFMAGYPFLALLAVLLSIPSAFYYLRIVLLMYRDAHVDPQIVLDTKLNQLNQGVSLASALFLLFAGIMPTLTLPL